The following nucleotide sequence is from Deferribacterota bacterium.
TTATACAAATAATTCACCATATAATATCTCACTGGCTTTAGATATCTCAATTTCCCATCAATAGTCTTTACAAACTCATTAGCCAATATGCCGCTTTCCAAATAATTATTCCTTATAATATCCTCTAATTGCGGCATAAATCTTAGTGTTCCTATACTAATATAGCTTACCACTTTTTCATCCAATTTTTCAACTATTTTTTCAACTACTACCTTATATTCTTTTTCAAAATTTTCACATAAAATGAGAGGATCAAAATGAAA
It contains:
- a CDS encoding DNA photolyase gives rise to the protein FHFDPLILCENFEKEYKVVVEKIVEKLDEKVVSYISIGTLRFMPQLEDIIRNNYLESGILANEFVKTIDGKLRYLKPVRYYMVNYLYNLIRKYWKNAFIYLCMEDVSIWENVLGYDPGNRKSFEKNFHFIYNYL